Genomic segment of Streptomyces longhuiensis:
GCTGCCTTGAGTCGTCATCGGGCGATCCTCGCATGCCTGAACCGGCGGCTTCCGTGCGGCGGCCGAGCGGTGCGTTCACCGGGTCGTCGACGGCCCGGCGGACAGGAAGACGGGAGTCACGGACACCGGGAAGCGGACCAGCGCCCCGTCACGCGTCACCGGCACGACGGCCCCGAACGCGTCGACGGCGTGAGCCTCCGCATGCGGCCAGGGGCGTTCGATCCGCGTGGGCGGCTCGTCCTCGCCGGTGAACACGTCCCCTGCCGTCCACACGACCTCCAGAGGACCGCGCCCGGGCCGCGACACCTCGAAGACGTACAGGTCCGGGCGGTCCCCGCCCGCGAGGCGGCGCAGGCCGTCGGCGCCGTCCAGATGTCCGGCCAGGCGGGCGAACGCGTCGGCCGACGGGTGGCGTACGGCCGGCTCCGGTCCGTCGTAGTCGAGCAGGGCGAGCTTGCCGAACAGGAAACCCATCATGTTCAGCCGGTCGCTGTAGCCGGGGATCTCGGGCGCGAGGTTCCAGCACACGGTGCGGGTCACGCCGGCGGCCAGGGCGAGAACGTTGCGGGTCACGACCTGGCGGCAGTTGATCCGGTCCCTGCGTGCGGCGAGTTCCGGAGGGCAGTCCTCGAGGAACATCCGCAGCGAGTCGGGGAGTTCGGCCTCCCGGGCGTACAGCGCCCGCATGGTGGCGCGGTCCGGCGGCTCCGCCTGCGCACCGGTGGTGGGGGACGTGAACGCCGCCATCATCTCCTGCTGGAAGACGGCCTGGGCCTCGGGGAACTCGAAAAGGGTCGGCCCGTTGTACTCGCCGGCCACCACAGGCCGTTCGTAGCCGTGCCGGCGCATCATCGCGCGCACGGACTCCACGTGTTCCGGGATGTCGTGCGGGTCGCCGTACAGGTGCACGGAGAAGAGGTCGAACGCGTCGCGCCCGTGCTCCACGACGTGGTCGAAGAAGGCGCGCTCCTCGCTTCCGGGCGGGGTCGACAGCACGTCGTAGCCGCAGCCGCCGAGGACGCTCCGCGCGCCGGGGTCGGCGTCACGCACCGCGCGCGTGAAGGCCGTCAGCTGCTCGACGTACTCGGGCGCGGTGCCGTCCCAGAGGAGGCCCGTATTGCTCGGCTCGTTGTTGCACTGCCAGTAGTCGATACGGCCCCTGCAGCGGGTCACGAGGTGGCTCACGAAGCGCGCGTACTGCGCGGTGTCATGCGCCGGGGACGACGGCAGGAACGCCGAGGGGTTCCGGGTGGCCCAGGGCGAGCTCGAACAGACCGTGATCCATGCCTCGTCGGCCGGGTCCAACTGGTCGAGGATCGCGTCCACCACGGTCCAGTCGTAGTGACCGGGTTCCGGCTCGACCTGTCCCCAGTAGACGTAGACACGCACCAGTGAACCGCCCAGTGCCCGGATCTGCGGGACGAAGGGATCCGGCTTGCCGAACATGCCGTAGCTGATCCCCCGGACGATCCCGAGCCGGATCCCGGCGGGTGCGGCGGTTGGCTCCATGACGTTCTCCTCACGCTTACGTTTATGTCATAAACTCTAGCTGATGACATAAACTACAACCATGAAGGACGAGCGGACGGCGGCCGGAGAGTTCGGTACGCCCTTGATCTGGACCCGTGCCGAGCCGCCGAAGCGCCGGCAGAGCCCGCTGGAGCGGGACGACATCGTGCGGGCCGCGACGGCCGTCGCGGACGAGGGCGGAGCGGAGGCCCTGACCATGGCCGCGGTCGCCCGACGCCTCGGGCCGTACACGCCGATGGCCCTGTACCGCCACGTGATGAGCAAGGACGGACTCGTCGACCTGATGCTCGACGCCGCCACCGCGGAGGTTCCCGTGCCCGCGGAGCCGGGCCCCGACTGGCGCGCCGACCTGCGGGGGATCGCCGTGGAGAGCTGGGCCATGGCGAAGAGACACCTGTGGTTCGCGCAGCTCGTCCCGACCCGCCCCCCACTGGGGCCCCATATGCTGCGCCGCACCGAGTTCCAGCTGCGAGTGCTCGTCGGCCGGGGCGCCGCCCTGGGCGAGGCCGTCGCGTACGCCGCCCTGCTCGACCGCCATGTCTTCGGCGGCGCACAGCAGGAGGCCGAGGAACACGCCATGCGCCGCCGACTGGGCATCGACACCCCGGAGCGGCTGGCCGCGGCGGTCGGTGCGGTCAGGGGAGTGGCGGAGCAGGGCGGGCACGAACTGCTGGCGCGATGGATGGAGGAACCGTCCGGGCCCGACATGGACGAGCAGTTCGCCCTCAGTCTGACGTTCCTGCTCGACGGCATCGAGGCGCGACTGCCGAACCCGGAGGGGCGATAGGGGCCTGGCGGGGGTGGGGACGCGGGTGAAATCCGGTGGACGGGTGCGACGGCGAACGGCTGTGATGGCTCGGAACGCCTGCCGCTGAGGCGGGCCGTGCGAGGAGCTGCACTTGGCGACGACGGACTCCGCGGATGCCCGCCCCGCGATCGGCGAGGCTCTCGTTCGGCGTCTGGTCGACAGGGACTTTCCCCAATGGGCGGGACTGCCGCTGAAGTTGGTGGACCCGGCCGGATCGGATCACGTGATCTACCGGCTCGGTGACGAACTCTCCGTACGTCTTCCTCGGAGTGCGGGCGTCATCGGACAGGCCGCGAAGAAGTCCGAGTGGCTGCCCCGGCTCGCGCCCCACCTGCCGCTCGCCGTCCCGGTGCCGGTGGGGGTGGGGGAGCCCGGGTTCGGCTGTCCGTGGCCCTGGTCGGTGAGGGGGAGTCGATGACGGTGAGTGTGGCCGCCGAGCAGGAGCGGCTGCTGCGTGGGCCGAGACGCGACCTCGAGCGGGCTCGGCGGGATCCGGAGACCTGGCATGCCCTGGCCTTCGCCGCGGAGCGCACCGGCGACGGTCGCGTGACCGACCGCAACTACGCCGCCCGCTTCGGAGTGCTGTGGGCGCTCCAATACGACCACCGCCCCCAGGACCTGCCGCTCCTGCGTTTCCTCCTCCAGCAACAGATCACCTTCTACCGGGAAGCCGTCCCCTGGGGTCTGGCGCCCGACTTGTTGCTCGCGGGGTTTCTGGTCGCAGAGCAGAGGCGGGTGGAGGATCTGTGGCTGCACTGGAGCGCCAAGAACATCAGCTTCGACACGGGCCTCGGCTATCGCATCCACCACCTGCTGACCGGTGGTGTCGCGGCGGCTGTCGAGGCGGTACGGGCCAGTGGACACCCCGATCGAGACCGCCTCCTCGGCGACATCGCGTCGGACTCGGAACCGGGTTCAACCCGCTACACCGACACGGCAGTTGACGAGTGGCTCGACGAGCAGCGCGCTCGGTTCCCGTCCTCCCCGGCCGACGAGAGCCTCAAGGACTGGGCCCACCATGCCGCGCGCCTCCGGGAGCGCGAGGCGTCGCGCCTCTTCATGACGCAGTGGGCCGCGGGCCAGCCACGTACCGGAGACGTGCTGAACGCCCTGCAGTTCCACCTCGCCCAACTCGGCTTTCTTGCCGAAGCAGTTGACGTGCAGCGCGAGGCCGTCGGGATCAGTGACGCGTCATGGCCGGGGGAGAGGGCCGGAAACCTGCTCACCCTTGCCCGGCTGCAACGGCGGGCCGACGACGCCTCGGGCGCATGGGGCACGCTCGAAGAGGCCGCCGGCCACCTTCCGCCCGACAAGCAAGGGACGCGGCAAGGGCTGTGGCGGCTCTTCGTCAAAGAGTGCTTCCTCCTCGTTCCGCTCGCGCCCGACGACGCGACAGCCCGACGGTGGCTCGCGGTCGCCGACCGGCACTTGGAGGGGATTCCGCGGCTGTGGATGGACGGAGTCCTCGACGCGGCGCGGGCGGCCGCCGAACGGGCCGGCGATCCGCAGGTCCTCGACCACTACCGCGCGCTGCGGCAGGCCGCGGATGCGGAGTACGAGAGGGAGACGGGCCGGCCCGCGTAGCGGACGTAACCCTCGGCCCCCTGGCACAACGCCCTTGGACCTGCGCTAAAAAGGCGACAACGACTCATCAAGATTCCAGGGGCGAACGTGGCGGACCAGGGCATACCCGACGTATCTCTCGACGGTTACGTCCGTATCCTCGCCGCGGTCGCTGCCACCGGACGGCGTCTGACGCGTGACGAACTCGAATCCCGCCGCGCCGTGGGCGAGCGCGCCGCCGAGGCGGGCCACGGCCTGCGCGCCCTGGTCGGCGCACACCTGGACGCGACGCGCACGCACTGGCCGGCCACCGCGGTGTCGCCCGACAGCGTGCTCGCCGCCGTCGCGCAGGCCGTCGACGCGTTCGCCGAGGGGTACGAAAGGGCGCAGCGCGCCGCCGTACGCCAGGAGGAGGCCGCACGCCGGGAATTCATCGACGACCTGCTGTACGGGCGCAGTGACCTCGGCCTGCTCGCCCAGCGCGCCGAGCACTTCGGGTTGCGCCTGTCGTTCGCGCACGCGGTGGCCGTCGCGCAGGGAACCGTCGCGTACGACGAGGGAGACGCGGTTCTGCGAGAGGTGGAGCGCGCGCTCATCGGCCGCTTCGGGGACCGCAGCATCCTGCTGACCACCAAGGACGGCCGTCTCGTCTGTGTCGCCCCGGGCGACCAGGACGAGGTGCTCGCGTTCTTCGCCAAGCAGGCCTACGCGGCCACCGACGGGTGCCAGGTGGCCATCGGGCGCCCGCAGCCGGGCGCGGGTGGCGTCGTCCAGTCGTACGAGGAAGCGCTCAACGCCCTGAACCTCGCCGAACGTCTGGAACTCGACGCGCCGGTCCTGCGGGCCGCCGACCTTCTCGTCTACCCGGTCCTCACCCGCGACCGCCAGGCGATGGCCGACCTCGTGCACAGCGTGCTGGGCCCGATGCGCGACGCCCGCGGGGGAGCGCAGCCCCTTCTCGACACGCTCACCGCCTACTTCGACGCGGGCTGCGTCGGCGCCGA
This window contains:
- a CDS encoding TetR/AcrR family transcriptional regulator produces the protein MKDERTAAGEFGTPLIWTRAEPPKRRQSPLERDDIVRAATAVADEGGAEALTMAAVARRLGPYTPMALYRHVMSKDGLVDLMLDAATAEVPVPAEPGPDWRADLRGIAVESWAMAKRHLWFAQLVPTRPPLGPHMLRRTEFQLRVLVGRGAALGEAVAYAALLDRHVFGGAQQEAEEHAMRRRLGIDTPERLAAAVGAVRGVAEQGGHELLARWMEEPSGPDMDEQFALSLTFLLDGIEARLPNPEGR
- a CDS encoding PucR family transcriptional regulator, whose translation is MADQGIPDVSLDGYVRILAAVAATGRRLTRDELESRRAVGERAAEAGHGLRALVGAHLDATRTHWPATAVSPDSVLAAVAQAVDAFAEGYERAQRAAVRQEEAARREFIDDLLYGRSDLGLLAQRAEHFGLRLSFAHAVAVAQGTVAYDEGDAVLREVERALIGRFGDRSILLTTKDGRLVCVAPGDQDEVLAFFAKQAYAATDGCQVAIGRPQPGAGGVVQSYEEALNALNLAERLELDAPVLRAADLLVYPVLTRDRQAMADLVHSVLGPMRDARGGAQPLLDTLTAYFDAGCVGAEAARRLSLSVRALTYRLERIHQLTGADPSDPVHRYTLQTAVIGARLLDWPSVAL